The following are encoded together in the Equus przewalskii isolate Varuska chromosome 14, EquPr2, whole genome shotgun sequence genome:
- the LOC103563787 gene encoding regenerating islet-derived protein 3-gamma-like — MMLSTKALPSMSWMLLSCLMLLSQVQGEDSQKNLPSPRLSCPKGSNAYGSHCYALFMTPKSWMDADIACQKRPSGHLVSILSGAEASFVGSLVKNTVNTYSYIWIGLHDPTQGYEPYADGWEWSSTDVLNYFAWERDPATVSNPGYCASLSQSTGYLKWKDYNCDVKLPYICKFDA, encoded by the exons ATGATGCTGTCCACCAAGGCCCTCCCCAGCATGTCCTGGATGCTGCTCTCCTGCCTGATGCTCCTATCTCAGGTCCAAG GTGAAGACTCCCAGAAGAACCTTCCCTCTCCACGACTCAGCTGTCCCAAAGGCTCCAATGCCTATGGCTCCCACTGCTATGCCTTGTTTATGACACCAAAATCCTGGATGGATGCGGAT ATTGCCTGCCAGAAGCGGCCCTCAGGACACCTTGTGTCTATCCTCAGTGGGGCTGAGGCATCTTTTGTGGGCTCCCTGGTTAAGAATACTGTGAATACCTACTCATACATCTGGATTGGGCTCCATGACCCCACACAG GGCTATGAACCCTATGCAGATGGATGGGAATGGAGTAGCACTGATGTTCTGAATTACTTTGCTTGGGAGAGAGATCCTGCCACTGTCTCAAACCCTGGCTACTGTGCAAGTCTGTCACAAAGCACAG GATATCTGAAATGGAAAGATTATAACTGTGATGTGAAGTTACCCTACATCTGTAAGTTCGATGCCTAG